A genomic stretch from Megachile rotundata isolate GNS110a chromosome 1, iyMegRotu1, whole genome shotgun sequence includes:
- the LOC100877922 gene encoding transmembrane protein 135 isoform X3 — MKGKKPSKEDIKKTILGILQSTAFLAWNSLSYSMFICTIRHLLGGFTIWSVSFLPSFLSSLTAILIERPPRRTLLSLYVANVATESIFLMGLARNYYSSIPNGGTYIFATSIALLLYFFRSKTNKQDSIYGILRILVGRYEDPDYIKQSDSQSKLQTSSDSESSTKVNHISKKCNKKNLNIFMKSLEAYQKIIDQLKQRSKHSPCPHPHSCTHYVLKGGIKVLGYALSAQLVVKLFFQMKNLFKKPQLLKSAIFKKSNLNLAVFLGSFTGLYRLVSCLLRRSFNKDSSYYAIPAGLIAGLTFMAYSSNTIALYFMWKALQLLWNDLTEKKIVPEVKWFAIFFYSFSTAVLFHAAVLEPHNLRTSYWKFLYNISGGRIAVMSRIPLDQFGLESSRRLAEVLRKTNTTDKHTFKF, encoded by the exons ATGAAAGGAAAAAAACCATCTAAAGAAGACATTAAAAAAACGATATTGGGTATATTACAATCAACAGCTTTCCTTGCATGGAATTCTCTTTCATATTCTATGTTTATTTGTACTATAAG ACATTTACTTGGAGGCTTTACAATTTGGAGCGTATCATTTCTTCCATCCTTCTTATCTAGTTTGACAGCTATTTTAATTGAAAGACCACCTCGACGTACTTTACTAAGTCTATATGTAGCTAATGTA gCAAcagaatcaatatttttaatgggATTGGCAAGGAATTATTATTCCTCCATTCCAAATGGTGGAACATATATTTTTGCAACAAGCATAGCATTGTTACTTTATTTCTTCCGCTCTAAAACAAATAAACAGGATTCTATATATGGAATACTTAG AATTCTTGTTGGACGATACGAAGATCCTGATTATATTAAACAGAGTGACTCACAGTCCAAATTGCAAACATCTTCTGACAGTGAAAGTTCAACAAAAGTAAATCATATAAGtaaaaagtgtaataaaaagaatttaaatattttcatgaaatCACTTGAAGCGTATCAGAAAATTATTGATCAGTTAAAACAAAGAAGTAAACATAGTCCATGTCCACATCCTCATAGTTGTACTCATTATGTTTTAAAA ggTGGCATCAAAGTTCTTGGCTATGCTCTGAGTGCTCAACTAGTAGTTAAGTTGTTTTTCCAAATgaaaaacttatttaaaaaacctCAATTGTTAAAgtctgcaatttttaaaaaaagtaatCTAAATTTGGCTGTGTTTTTAGGAAGTTTTACAGGACTTTATAGG ctAGTGTCCTGTTTATTAAGGAGATCTTTTAATAAAGATTCTAGTTATTATGCAATTCCTGCTGGACTGATAGCTGGTTTAACATTTATGGCTTACAGTAGCAACACAATAGCTTTATATTTTATGTGGAAAGCGTTACAG TTATTATGGAATGATCtcacagaaaaaaaaattgtacctGAAGTAAAATGGTTCGCAATCTTTTTCTATAGCTTTAGTACAGCAGTGCTCTTTCATGCAGCTGTCTTAGAACCACACAATTTACGAACATCGTATTGGaagtttttatataatatatctgGCGGaag AATAGCAGTAATGTCGCGAATACCATTAGATCAGTTTGGTTTGGAATCGTCTCGACGTCTTGCAGAGGTGCTTAGGAAAACTAATACTACTGATAAGCATACttttaagttttaa
- the LOC100878146 gene encoding uncharacterized protein LOC100878146 isoform X2, with the protein MQMNKSRDIICYLHGKQGRFRIPKLPVGVDCTLSIMQVCLRDREWTPKINSGELSINYENDLCLMYSTTIMRILNHISNIGHTKQTSLFQIAKQLNIPEWIVNLRHDTAHGYELPSIGVLRIAANILLAWIHEEYWVSEIKQMQICLDSEDCIKEAQEKEEVQDFDDLIELWTAVSLYIHAGHRLVSKIPDLQLKETLQDLRSYAISVLEENNKDMENDNYMNAINDNLKKDKKYTLETARIVLLSEISRFLNRKSIPNKKDIVCNALFNTEAFLPSQDTLLIFTHKRNARNELEDNILPLDMIKFWKDIIFLLHEKNLMEELLLELLKLMNNDQIPKCKRLLASLWISSISYCFLKLDYAQCISRDLEYKLEKTQKKLTPIAFQLKVKYETHRIYPHLRDVLWFNLSDVILPCLTDINFVTKLILNANEFSTKFISPMLELLSPKIDKKSKELLINLVNIYTIGKIAGESLNENDKTFTVEDIQYSKRKLNKSKEENKSENETIDFLVDKKVRNSYWKIALTNCNWTDCPVGILPWQRDTLEVFEPLKTVTQKHNASVLGSEIIPGFIDQKDLGMQSEIDWDNVLRKKKRMKRKHEQRNADIIVNRALEAAKKQK; encoded by the exons ATGCAGATGAACAAATCAAGGGATATAATATGTTACTTACATGGAAAGCAag GACGTTTTAGGATACCAAAGTTACCAGTAGGAGTTGACTGTACCCTTTCAATTATGCAAGTCTGTCTTAGAGATCGAGAGTGGACTCCCAAAATTAACAGTGGGGAGTTATCAATTAATTACGAAAATGATTTGTGTCTGATGTATTCAACCACTATAATGAGAATTTTAAATCATATATCTAACATAGGACATACGAAGCAAACATCCTTGTTTCAGATTGCGAAGCAGCTTAATATTCCAGAATGGATAGTGAATTTAAGGCACGATACTGCTCATGGTTATGAGTTACCATCCATTGGTGTATTGAGAATAGCTGCCAATATATTGTTAGCTTGGATACAT GAAGAATATTGGGTATCTGAAATCAAACAAATGCAAATATGTCTTGACAGTGAAGACTGTATAAAAGAAGCTCAAGAAAAAGAAGAGGTTCAGGATTTTGATGATTTAATTGAACTTTGGACTGCTGTTAGTTTATATATTCATGCTGGACATCGCCTAGTATCTAAAATACCAGATCTTCAATTAAA GGAAACGCTACAAGATTTACGTTCATACGCTATTTCCGTATTAGAAGAAAATAACAAAGACATGGAAAATGATAACTACATGAATGCTATTAATGACAACTTAAAAAAGGATAAAAAGTACACGTTAGAAACTGCAAGAATCGTTCTTCTATCGGAAATATCTAGATTCCTCAATAGGAAATCTATTCCTAATAAAAAGGATATAGTTTGTAATGCACTTTTTAATACAGAGGCTTTTTTACCGAGCCAGGATACTTTACTAATTTTCACTCATAAAAGAAATGCTAGAAATGAACTAGAAGATAATATTTTGCCATTAGACATGATCAAATTTTGGAaagatattatatttttattacacgaaAAGAACCTAATGGAAGAATTACTGTTAGAATTACTCAAATTAATGAATAATGATCAAATACCTAAATGTAAAAGATTATTGGCCTCTTTATGGATAAGTTCTATATCTTATTGTTTCTTAAAACTGGATTATGCTCAGTGCATATCTCGAGATTTAGAATATAAGTTAGAAAAGACGCAGAAGAAATTAACACCAATTGCTTTCCAACTTAAAGTCAAATATGAAACGCATCGTATTTATCCGCATTTAAGAGATGTTTTATGGTTTAATTTGTCAGATGTAATACTACCATGTTTAACTGacataaattttgttacaaaactTATTTTAAACGCAAATGAATTTTCTACTAAATTCATCTCACCAATGTTGGAATTATTAAGTCCGAAAATAGACAAAAAAAGTAAAGAACTGTTAATAAATTTAgtcaatatttatacaataggAAAAATAGCTGGTGAAAGTCtaaatgaaaatgataaaactTTCACTGTTGAAGATATTCAATATAGTAAACGAAAATTAAATAAGAGTAAGGAGGAAAATAAGTCTGAAAATGAAACAATTGATTTCTTAGTGGACAAAAAGGTTCGAAATTCATACTGGAAAATTGCACTTA CAAATTGTAATTGGACTGACTGCCCAGTTGGAATACTTCCCTGGCAGCGTGATACCTTGGAAGTTTTTGAGCCATTAAAGACTGTAACACAAAAACATAATGCCTCCGTTTTAGGATCTGAAATTATTCCAGGATTTATTGATCAAAAAGACTTAGGAATGCAAAGTGAAATTGATTGGGATAATGTTTTGAGGAAAAAGAAACGTATGAAACGGAAACATGAACAGAGGAATGCAGATATTATAGTTAATAGAGCACTGGAGGCTGCAAAAAAGCAAAAATAA
- the LOC100878146 gene encoding uncharacterized protein LOC100878146 isoform X1 → MALFVKQEGIKQVPWFSLTEWYQVYKQIFSNDADEQIKGYNMLLTWKARIPKLPVGVDCTLSIMQVCLRDREWTPKINSGELSINYENDLCLMYSTTIMRILNHISNIGHTKQTSLFQIAKQLNIPEWIVNLRHDTAHGYELPSIGVLRIAANILLAWIHEEYWVSEIKQMQICLDSEDCIKEAQEKEEVQDFDDLIELWTAVSLYIHAGHRLVSKIPDLQLKETLQDLRSYAISVLEENNKDMENDNYMNAINDNLKKDKKYTLETARIVLLSEISRFLNRKSIPNKKDIVCNALFNTEAFLPSQDTLLIFTHKRNARNELEDNILPLDMIKFWKDIIFLLHEKNLMEELLLELLKLMNNDQIPKCKRLLASLWISSISYCFLKLDYAQCISRDLEYKLEKTQKKLTPIAFQLKVKYETHRIYPHLRDVLWFNLSDVILPCLTDINFVTKLILNANEFSTKFISPMLELLSPKIDKKSKELLINLVNIYTIGKIAGESLNENDKTFTVEDIQYSKRKLNKSKEENKSENETIDFLVDKKVRNSYWKIALTNCNWTDCPVGILPWQRDTLEVFEPLKTVTQKHNASVLGSEIIPGFIDQKDLGMQSEIDWDNVLRKKKRMKRKHEQRNADIIVNRALEAAKKQK, encoded by the exons ATGGCGCTCTTCGTAAAACAGGAGGGTATAAAACAAGTACCATGGTTTTCGCT tacaGAATGGTATCAAGTatacaaacaaattttttcCAACGATGCAGATGAACAAATCAAGGGATATAATATGTTACTTACATGGAAAGCAag GATACCAAAGTTACCAGTAGGAGTTGACTGTACCCTTTCAATTATGCAAGTCTGTCTTAGAGATCGAGAGTGGACTCCCAAAATTAACAGTGGGGAGTTATCAATTAATTACGAAAATGATTTGTGTCTGATGTATTCAACCACTATAATGAGAATTTTAAATCATATATCTAACATAGGACATACGAAGCAAACATCCTTGTTTCAGATTGCGAAGCAGCTTAATATTCCAGAATGGATAGTGAATTTAAGGCACGATACTGCTCATGGTTATGAGTTACCATCCATTGGTGTATTGAGAATAGCTGCCAATATATTGTTAGCTTGGATACAT GAAGAATATTGGGTATCTGAAATCAAACAAATGCAAATATGTCTTGACAGTGAAGACTGTATAAAAGAAGCTCAAGAAAAAGAAGAGGTTCAGGATTTTGATGATTTAATTGAACTTTGGACTGCTGTTAGTTTATATATTCATGCTGGACATCGCCTAGTATCTAAAATACCAGATCTTCAATTAAA GGAAACGCTACAAGATTTACGTTCATACGCTATTTCCGTATTAGAAGAAAATAACAAAGACATGGAAAATGATAACTACATGAATGCTATTAATGACAACTTAAAAAAGGATAAAAAGTACACGTTAGAAACTGCAAGAATCGTTCTTCTATCGGAAATATCTAGATTCCTCAATAGGAAATCTATTCCTAATAAAAAGGATATAGTTTGTAATGCACTTTTTAATACAGAGGCTTTTTTACCGAGCCAGGATACTTTACTAATTTTCACTCATAAAAGAAATGCTAGAAATGAACTAGAAGATAATATTTTGCCATTAGACATGATCAAATTTTGGAaagatattatatttttattacacgaaAAGAACCTAATGGAAGAATTACTGTTAGAATTACTCAAATTAATGAATAATGATCAAATACCTAAATGTAAAAGATTATTGGCCTCTTTATGGATAAGTTCTATATCTTATTGTTTCTTAAAACTGGATTATGCTCAGTGCATATCTCGAGATTTAGAATATAAGTTAGAAAAGACGCAGAAGAAATTAACACCAATTGCTTTCCAACTTAAAGTCAAATATGAAACGCATCGTATTTATCCGCATTTAAGAGATGTTTTATGGTTTAATTTGTCAGATGTAATACTACCATGTTTAACTGacataaattttgttacaaaactTATTTTAAACGCAAATGAATTTTCTACTAAATTCATCTCACCAATGTTGGAATTATTAAGTCCGAAAATAGACAAAAAAAGTAAAGAACTGTTAATAAATTTAgtcaatatttatacaataggAAAAATAGCTGGTGAAAGTCtaaatgaaaatgataaaactTTCACTGTTGAAGATATTCAATATAGTAAACGAAAATTAAATAAGAGTAAGGAGGAAAATAAGTCTGAAAATGAAACAATTGATTTCTTAGTGGACAAAAAGGTTCGAAATTCATACTGGAAAATTGCACTTA CAAATTGTAATTGGACTGACTGCCCAGTTGGAATACTTCCCTGGCAGCGTGATACCTTGGAAGTTTTTGAGCCATTAAAGACTGTAACACAAAAACATAATGCCTCCGTTTTAGGATCTGAAATTATTCCAGGATTTATTGATCAAAAAGACTTAGGAATGCAAAGTGAAATTGATTGGGATAATGTTTTGAGGAAAAAGAAACGTATGAAACGGAAACATGAACAGAGGAATGCAGATATTATAGTTAATAGAGCACTGGAGGCTGCAAAAAAGCAAAAATAA
- the LOC100877922 gene encoding transmembrane protein 135 isoform X2: MPTQFSKFIDTSCKEFLHPWEDSCINATTGLGLHTLQESVKIYCTVYILAFLMKGKKPSKEDIKKTILVVYSRHLLGGFTIWSVSFLPSFLSSLTAILIERPPRRTLLSLYVANVATESIFLMGLARNYYSSIPNGGTYIFATSIALLLYFFRSKTNKQDSIYGILRILVGRYEDPDYIKQSDSQSKLQTSSDSESSTKVNHISKKCNKKNLNIFMKSLEAYQKIIDQLKQRSKHSPCPHPHSCTHYVLKGGIKVLGYALSAQLVVKLFFQMKNLFKKPQLLKSAIFKKSNLNLAVFLGSFTGLYRLVSCLLRRSFNKDSSYYAIPAGLIAGLTFMAYSSNTIALYFMWKALQLLWNDLTEKKIVPEVKWFAIFFYSFSTAVLFHAAVLEPHNLRTSYWKFLYNISGGRIAVMSRIPLDQFGLESSRRLAEVLRKTNTTDKHTFKF; encoded by the exons ATGCCTACTCAGTTTAGTAAGTTCATCGACACATCCTGTAAGGAATTTTTACATCCATGGGAAGACTCGTGCATCAATGCAACAACCGGTCTTGGCTTGCATACCCTGCAAGAAAGCGTCAAGATATATTGCACAGTTTACATA cTTGCATTTCTAATGAAAGGAAAAAAACCATCTAAAGAAGACATTAAAAAAACGATATTGG TTGTGTATTCCAGACATTTACTTGGAGGCTTTACAATTTGGAGCGTATCATTTCTTCCATCCTTCTTATCTAGTTTGACAGCTATTTTAATTGAAAGACCACCTCGACGTACTTTACTAAGTCTATATGTAGCTAATGTA gCAAcagaatcaatatttttaatgggATTGGCAAGGAATTATTATTCCTCCATTCCAAATGGTGGAACATATATTTTTGCAACAAGCATAGCATTGTTACTTTATTTCTTCCGCTCTAAAACAAATAAACAGGATTCTATATATGGAATACTTAG AATTCTTGTTGGACGATACGAAGATCCTGATTATATTAAACAGAGTGACTCACAGTCCAAATTGCAAACATCTTCTGACAGTGAAAGTTCAACAAAAGTAAATCATATAAGtaaaaagtgtaataaaaagaatttaaatattttcatgaaatCACTTGAAGCGTATCAGAAAATTATTGATCAGTTAAAACAAAGAAGTAAACATAGTCCATGTCCACATCCTCATAGTTGTACTCATTATGTTTTAAAA ggTGGCATCAAAGTTCTTGGCTATGCTCTGAGTGCTCAACTAGTAGTTAAGTTGTTTTTCCAAATgaaaaacttatttaaaaaacctCAATTGTTAAAgtctgcaatttttaaaaaaagtaatCTAAATTTGGCTGTGTTTTTAGGAAGTTTTACAGGACTTTATAGG ctAGTGTCCTGTTTATTAAGGAGATCTTTTAATAAAGATTCTAGTTATTATGCAATTCCTGCTGGACTGATAGCTGGTTTAACATTTATGGCTTACAGTAGCAACACAATAGCTTTATATTTTATGTGGAAAGCGTTACAG TTATTATGGAATGATCtcacagaaaaaaaaattgtacctGAAGTAAAATGGTTCGCAATCTTTTTCTATAGCTTTAGTACAGCAGTGCTCTTTCATGCAGCTGTCTTAGAACCACACAATTTACGAACATCGTATTGGaagtttttatataatatatctgGCGGaag AATAGCAGTAATGTCGCGAATACCATTAGATCAGTTTGGTTTGGAATCGTCTCGACGTCTTGCAGAGGTGCTTAGGAAAACTAATACTACTGATAAGCATACttttaagttttaa
- the LOC100877922 gene encoding transmembrane protein 135 isoform X1 translates to MPTQFSKFIDTSCKEFLHPWEDSCINATTGLGLHTLQESVKIYCTVYILAFLMKGKKPSKEDIKKTILGILQSTAFLAWNSLSYSMFICTIRHLLGGFTIWSVSFLPSFLSSLTAILIERPPRRTLLSLYVANVATESIFLMGLARNYYSSIPNGGTYIFATSIALLLYFFRSKTNKQDSIYGILRILVGRYEDPDYIKQSDSQSKLQTSSDSESSTKVNHISKKCNKKNLNIFMKSLEAYQKIIDQLKQRSKHSPCPHPHSCTHYVLKGGIKVLGYALSAQLVVKLFFQMKNLFKKPQLLKSAIFKKSNLNLAVFLGSFTGLYRLVSCLLRRSFNKDSSYYAIPAGLIAGLTFMAYSSNTIALYFMWKALQLLWNDLTEKKIVPEVKWFAIFFYSFSTAVLFHAAVLEPHNLRTSYWKFLYNISGGRIAVMSRIPLDQFGLESSRRLAEVLRKTNTTDKHTFKF, encoded by the exons ATGCCTACTCAGTTTAGTAAGTTCATCGACACATCCTGTAAGGAATTTTTACATCCATGGGAAGACTCGTGCATCAATGCAACAACCGGTCTTGGCTTGCATACCCTGCAAGAAAGCGTCAAGATATATTGCACAGTTTACATA cTTGCATTTCTAATGAAAGGAAAAAAACCATCTAAAGAAGACATTAAAAAAACGATATTGGGTATATTACAATCAACAGCTTTCCTTGCATGGAATTCTCTTTCATATTCTATGTTTATTTGTACTATAAG ACATTTACTTGGAGGCTTTACAATTTGGAGCGTATCATTTCTTCCATCCTTCTTATCTAGTTTGACAGCTATTTTAATTGAAAGACCACCTCGACGTACTTTACTAAGTCTATATGTAGCTAATGTA gCAAcagaatcaatatttttaatgggATTGGCAAGGAATTATTATTCCTCCATTCCAAATGGTGGAACATATATTTTTGCAACAAGCATAGCATTGTTACTTTATTTCTTCCGCTCTAAAACAAATAAACAGGATTCTATATATGGAATACTTAG AATTCTTGTTGGACGATACGAAGATCCTGATTATATTAAACAGAGTGACTCACAGTCCAAATTGCAAACATCTTCTGACAGTGAAAGTTCAACAAAAGTAAATCATATAAGtaaaaagtgtaataaaaagaatttaaatattttcatgaaatCACTTGAAGCGTATCAGAAAATTATTGATCAGTTAAAACAAAGAAGTAAACATAGTCCATGTCCACATCCTCATAGTTGTACTCATTATGTTTTAAAA ggTGGCATCAAAGTTCTTGGCTATGCTCTGAGTGCTCAACTAGTAGTTAAGTTGTTTTTCCAAATgaaaaacttatttaaaaaacctCAATTGTTAAAgtctgcaatttttaaaaaaagtaatCTAAATTTGGCTGTGTTTTTAGGAAGTTTTACAGGACTTTATAGG ctAGTGTCCTGTTTATTAAGGAGATCTTTTAATAAAGATTCTAGTTATTATGCAATTCCTGCTGGACTGATAGCTGGTTTAACATTTATGGCTTACAGTAGCAACACAATAGCTTTATATTTTATGTGGAAAGCGTTACAG TTATTATGGAATGATCtcacagaaaaaaaaattgtacctGAAGTAAAATGGTTCGCAATCTTTTTCTATAGCTTTAGTACAGCAGTGCTCTTTCATGCAGCTGTCTTAGAACCACACAATTTACGAACATCGTATTGGaagtttttatataatatatctgGCGGaag AATAGCAGTAATGTCGCGAATACCATTAGATCAGTTTGGTTTGGAATCGTCTCGACGTCTTGCAGAGGTGCTTAGGAAAACTAATACTACTGATAAGCATACttttaagttttaa